The nucleotide window TTTTGTGCCGGGCAGATAGACTTTTCCCACCCAATCCGAAGTGCTCCACGAGCAGGTTCCGAGGCGTACCTGCGATGTACTGCCAGTGGATGGAGGCATGCGCAATCAGTCCTTGGGGCGTTTGTGCAAGCGATCGCGATGTTTCTGCAGCCGCCTGACGGATTTGTCGGACAACCGTTCTTCCACAGGGTTACTGCTGTACTTTGTTGCCTCACGTTGCAGCGATGCTCGTGATTGCGTCAACGCCGTGTCCATCGACGATAAGAATGACTCAGGAGTCAAGACTAGCGCACCCAACCCGCGACACAGATCGCGGATTCCACGGTCGCCGGAAATGACCACAATCTCGCGGCGATTGGCGGAGGCATGCACAAACCGTTCGATCACCGTATCCGCGGTTAGGTGACCGGGTGAGAAGAGCACTTCCAGTCCCTGTCCGCCGTGAAGAGGAAGCTCGGATTCGCCACGACGGTTTCTTCCATCGAAGACAATCTTGGCGCGGTCTCCGGTAATTGTGCAGTACCGGGAAACCCGTTCGATGAGGCTGTCGCGCGCCGCCTCAAAGTTTGACATGGTGAGCGGCTTCAGTTTTCGACAAAAGTGGATGACGTTGTAGCCGTCAATACAATAGAGCGTGCTCATGCATGCGGCGTGTCGACATACACGCGCTGAACACGCCGGCCAATTCCCGTGAGAATCTCGTAGGGAATGGTCTCGGCTTGCTTTGCAACGTCTTCGACGGTGATCGTCAGCGATCCGTCGCGTCCAATGATCGTTACGGGATCGCCCAGAGTCACACCGGCCACTTGCGTGACATCCACCACAATCTGATCCATCGACACGCTTCCGCGTACCGGGCAACGCTTACCTCGGATGAGCACGTGGCCGCGATTCGAAAGACTGTATCTGAATCCGTCGGCATAGCCCACCGGGACAAGCGCAATACGCATCTTTTCATCAGCGGTATACGTTCGTCCGTAGCCGATTGTGACGCCCTTTTCAAGATCCTTAACAAGGACTACTTCGGATTCCCAACGAAGAACCTGCGAAAGGGGCGACGTGGCCGGAGGCGTGTCGGTCGGCCAGACGCCGTACGTCATCAGACCGGGCCGTACCATATCGAACACGCTGGCGGGATGATTGACGATAGCCGCGCTGTTTGCCGCATGCACCATCTCGTAGGGTATGCCCTCTTTCTCCAGCTGGCGAAGCACGTGGCGAAAGGTGCGAAGCTGGTTCGCGGTAAACGGATCGCGGGCAGAGTCGGCGATGGGGAAATGCGTTGCCACTCCCTCGAGATCCACGTGCGACACGCGCGTGAGATACAGCATTTGCGAAACGGCCGTGTCCGCGTTCAAACCTTGCCGGCCCATGCCCGTATCGATCTTGCAATGAATCGGCACAACGCGGTTGGCCCGGCGCGCGAGCTCGCCCACGCGTTCGGCACAGGAAGTTTCGGAAATCATCAGCCGCAATTCGTATTCGACGGCGGCCGGAAGCGCATCATCGGAGGGCTGAACCATGACGAGAATACGGTGCATGATCCCCGCCTCCCGCAACTCGACCGCTTCGCTGACCGATGCAACGCCCAGCATCGCCGCGCCGCACTCGATGGCTTTTTTGGCGATAGGTACCGCGCCAAGACCGTATGCATCGGCCTTCACAATCGGCATCAAGGCACACTCCTTGGGAATAAGCGTGCGGACATAGGCGAGATTGCGCGCATATGCGCCGAGATCGACGATTGCCCTTGAGGGCGAAGGTATGGACACTAAAGCCTCCCCAAATGAAGTTCGCGCCAGTTGATACGCATGAACTGGAAACCGCTGTAGACCGTGTACACGGCCACCGCGACTATTGCGACGTAGGACGACCAGAACAATCCGGTACGGTATAGATCTGCCTGTCCGGGCAACCACCACACAACAAACTGCTCTGCGATAGCCAGGAACAGGAATACGAACACATAGATCATTTGGATGGCCGCTTTAGCTTTGCCGAATTTGTTTGCGGCGATAACGACGCCTTCGCTGGCCGCGAGCGAACGCACGCCGGTTACGAGAAACTCGCGGGCGAGGATCGCCACGACGGTCCAACCTGGGATGTGCAGACTCATAACCGATCGATCCTGCGGCGTCGGCAAGACCATAAGCATAAGGAATCCCGCCGTCAGCAGGACCTTATCGGCCACAGGGTCGAGTAATTTGCCAAAGTTGGTTACGAGATTTCGCGAACGCGCTATCTTGCCGTCCCAATAGTCCGTAATGGCGGCGGCCGCGAAGACAACGTAGCCAAGCGAGTAACAAGACCAATGATGGATCGACAGCAACAGGACAAACAGCGGCACCATGACTACCCGCGCCAGCGTGAGCTGATTGGGCAGATTCATGCCCGTCCCTGTTGACACAGTCCGGTTGGCGTCGTGCTTGGGTACTTCGGATGCGATGGCTACATACTCCCCGTCGCCGATGGTACGGCGTCTCGACCTTGATACACTCGGATTCTACCAAAGGGATTGGCCGTTTCGCATTCGTCCGGTGCAGTTATCCGGCCGAGACGGATTTTCGTGTCCACTCATCCACATGCGTGTGTTTGTAGACACCGAAGCTATCGGGGTACACGACAATCTCCGAAAAGCTACCATTGGCGGGGCCGTGATGGTGCTTTCCGAAGAAGGTTCCTGTGCTCAAATGCGAGAGGTTCGAGTAGATTTCATCGCGGACGTACGAGAAGCGATGAACATGGCCGCAGACGTACAGTACTCGCTTTTGGCACTCGCCCAGCACCACCCGCAGTGCCTGTGCGTTTCGCAGCAGACGTTCCTTGGAAAGTGTGTAGCCAGGCGTGTGAAGGAGCAGCGGATAGTGTCCCGCGACGATTGCCGGATCGGAAGCATCGGCAAGCATCTCTTTCAGACGTCGCACAACATGGTCTTCGACGCGCCCTCTCGACGAGATCAGATTGGGGCACACGGTCGGCGCCAGCAGCAGGGAAGTCCCGCCAGGCAACACGTGCATGGAAGGATATCCGTTTCGAGGCAGGTATTCGCCAAAGTGACGTTCAAAACGATGCGCGCGCACCGATTCAAACGTATAGACGTCGTGGTTTCCGGGAAGTATGTAGGGTTTGAACCCGCGCTTGACGAGCGTTTCGACAAAGCAGCGTGCCTGTTCGAATTCCTCGTCGAGCGAGGTGGAGGCGAAATCACCCGTCAACAACAACTGTCCGCACGAGCAGTTCACCAAAGCTTCGATGTGCGCGTAGGCACGCTCCGCATCGAACTCGTGGCGGCGCCGCAAGGCCACGTTGAGTATACCCAAGGCACGCTTGTTCAGCAGACGCAATGGATTTGCCGTCAGGCTCCAGAAATGGAGGTCCGCGACCTGCAGCAGAGTATCCCGCGCTTTGTCCGTTGCACTTACATCGCTTGCTTGGAGTACCGGCGTGTCCATTGAGCCTACTGCAACGCAGCCACTACGGCATCGACAGCGGGGCTGCCCGCGTTAAGAAGCGACGCGGCCTCTTTGCCAGTCGCGGCGGAATAGCTTGCCAACGCCTTGCTCCACGAATCCGTGGCCGCCGCATTCCAGAGCGTAAGCTGGGCGGGAACCGCAAGCGTCGCGGCCGTCGTTACATCACCCACGGCACGAATACAGGGCATATACGGACCCTTCACCCATGCGGTGTCGTCTTCGGGATTAAACCCATTAACGTCGGCGACCAGTGCGCGCACGCTTCCCTCGTCGCGGCTCTGCGCGAGCGCTGTCGCAAACAGGCACCACACGCCGGCATCGCCCAAACCGATAACGCTTACGTTGGCAGCGCATTCGGGAAGCGACCGCAGATAGGCAATTCCCACGGTGGCGTCTTGGATACGATAGGCCGTGTCAGTCGGCAGAAACGTATCCGGAAAACTCTTTTCGACGCGAACGGTACGTTGAGTCGGGGAATTGTGCTCACCGGTGAGGAACACATCAAGTGTCAGCACGGCACGACCCTTTGCCAACAGTCCCTTGATCAGGTCTCCCGGTCCACCTTGTCCGGTATTTGCGAAGGCGGCTTTGCCGTCGCTGTGCACGGCCAGCACGCCACCCGTCAGCTTATCTACCTTGGGCCGGTATAGAAGCGCAGGCAACACAGAGCCCATGAGATCATTGCGAACGATTAGGCGTTCAAGCGTGTATGTGTCGCCTTCTACAACTCCGAGTTTCTCAACGTTCAGCTTGTTGATGCCGCCGCGATTGTCCGTCATCACTTGACCGCCGACGATATCGTCGAGCGCGGGCGCCGCCAATGAGCGGAAACCCTCAAACTGATTCGCGTTCTTGGGAAGCGTTGCTTCCCACTTGGCTCTATCCGCGGCGATGATGGTCTTCACGACGGTCTGAGCGTCGGGATAGCCGGCGGGAGCATCCTTTCCGGGGAAATTCTGGAGCGCTTCGATGGGCTCCATCTCGTAGGCAGGCTCTGTGAATGAAGCGTATTTTTCGGTCTCGTTCAATAGCCACTTACCAAAGAAACGATACACCGCTTCTCGGCTGGACTTGTTGTAGTTGTGGCCGAAATCGAACGGCGCATTCTCGACGCGGTCCGCCGCGTCGTAAAACTCGTAGACGCCACGTATGGCGGGGAACTCGACCGTTTGCGTGGTCTTCGTCCAATCACCAGACGCCGACACCATCAGCATCGGACGCGGCGCCGCAAGGGCTCCCACTTCCATGTTGGAAGCGTCAAAGCGAATGATGGGCGCGTTCTCGCACATGCAGCCGCCCTGCATAGTGTGCGAAATCATGTTGACAGGCGCGGACACTTTTACACGGGGGTCGATAGCCGAGAGCGCAAAGGTCTGGGTGCCGCCGCCAGAAGCGCCCGTGCAGGCCAAGCGCATGGGATCAACGTAGGGCAAGGCTTCAAGATAGTCGAGCACGCGCACACTCGACCACAGTTGGAGCGCAAACGGGTGAATGCCCCAGAGGGCCTCTTGCCGGCGTTGCTCGATAGGCACGCTGGGAGGTTTGTGGCCCCAATCCTTGGAAAACTGGCGGCTGTCGTTGTAGCCAACCATGTCATAGCTGAACGCGACCATGCCCATGCGCGCGAACGTGATACAGCGCGCCGCCACGCTGCACTTCTCGTCGTTTTCGAACCGGCCTTTATCCCAGTGGCCGTGCGGGCACGCGATAGCCGGATAGGGGCCATCACCCACAGGGCGATACACATTGCCCGTTACAAGGAATCCGGGCCACGCCTCCAAGGCAACCTTCTCCACGATGTAGTCATCGTGACGGGCAACCTCGGAGACCTTTGCGTTGAGTGGCGTACGTTCGGGAAATGGCCACAACCCCGAGGAAACCTTGAAGCGCCGCCGCAGACCTTTGGCATACCCTTCCCACTGCTGCTTTCCTTCGAAGGGGGTCATCGTAAAAACGGTATTTGTAAAACGCTCGATAGCCGCGCGCGAGTCACCCACAGTCTCGGGAGTATCTTTAACGCGTAGATACGGCAAAATGGCCTTGGGGTCGTAAGCGGCGTCAGTCGTGGCGACGATGACAGCCACATTATCGGGAAACTCTGCCTTCACCGTTCCTTGGGGTAACGGAGCAAGGCCAAGATTCTGCCAGACGTAATCCGAACTGGAGGTCTTTGCAAGTTTAAGCTGCGAGTCCCCGAGCTTCACGACACCCTCGGCATCGCCCTTGACCCAAACCCAGATGTGGTAATCGCCAGAGGATGCCACAGCAATTCCGGTATCTCTTGCCTCGAAGGCGTCCGACCAGACTGTTCCGGGGCCCTGTATGACTGTTCCCAAAGCCAACAGTATCAGCACGTGCATAGAAGCCTTCCTTTCAAGCGCATCTGAGTGGCGCAACGACTGGCCGGTGAAGAATACCCCGAGTCACACGCACAAGGAAAGCTCACGCAAATCGTTGGATGGATGGGATTGGGTCAGAATGCCGCGGCAATGCGGCTGAGAATGCCGCGCAACCCGCGGCGATGAAGATTGGG belongs to Candidatus Hydrogenedentota bacterium and includes:
- a CDS encoding metallophosphoesterase; translated protein: MDTPVLQASDVSATDKARDTLLQVADLHFWSLTANPLRLLNKRALGILNVALRRRHEFDAERAYAHIEALVNCSCGQLLLTGDFASTSLDEEFEQARCFVETLVKRGFKPYILPGNHDVYTFESVRAHRFERHFGEYLPRNGYPSMHVLPGGTSLLLAPTVCPNLISSRGRVEDHVVRRLKEMLADASDPAIVAGHYPLLLHTPGYTLSKERLLRNAQALRVVLGECQKRVLYVCGHVHRFSYVRDEIYSNLSHLSTGTFFGKHHHGPANGSFSEIVVYPDSFGVYKHTHVDEWTRKSVSAG
- the alr gene encoding alanine racemase, with the protein product MSIPSPSRAIVDLGAYARNLAYVRTLIPKECALMPIVKADAYGLGAVPIAKKAIECGAAMLGVASVSEAVELREAGIMHRILVMVQPSDDALPAAVEYELRLMISETSCAERVGELARRANRVVPIHCKIDTGMGRQGLNADTAVSQMLYLTRVSHVDLEGVATHFPIADSARDPFTANQLRTFRHVLRQLEKEGIPYEMVHAANSAAIVNHPASVFDMVRPGLMTYGVWPTDTPPATSPLSQVLRWESEVVLVKDLEKGVTIGYGRTYTADEKMRIALVPVGYADGFRYSLSNRGHVLIRGKRCPVRGSVSMDQIVVDVTQVAGVTLGDPVTIIGRDGSLTITVEDVAKQAETIPYEILTGIGRRVQRVYVDTPHA
- a CDS encoding NYN domain-containing protein, with protein sequence MSTLYCIDGYNVIHFCRKLKPLTMSNFEAARDSLIERVSRYCTITGDRAKIVFDGRNRRGESELPLHGGQGLEVLFSPGHLTADTVIERFVHASANRREIVVISGDRGIRDLCRGLGALVLTPESFLSSMDTALTQSRASLQREATKYSSNPVEERLSDKSVRRLQKHRDRLHKRPKD
- the pgsA gene encoding CDP-diacylglycerol--glycerol-3-phosphate 3-phosphatidyltransferase; its protein translation is MNLPNQLTLARVVMVPLFVLLLSIHHWSCYSLGYVVFAAAAITDYWDGKIARSRNLVTNFGKLLDPVADKVLLTAGFLMLMVLPTPQDRSVMSLHIPGWTVVAILAREFLVTGVRSLAASEGVVIAANKFGKAKAAIQMIYVFVFLFLAIAEQFVVWWLPGQADLYRTGLFWSSYVAIVAVAVYTVYSGFQFMRINWRELHLGRL